AAGAGCTTGGCCAGAGGGCTGGAGCGCACGATCGGCTGGGCCAGGGCGAGACTCAGCAGGACGATCAGCAGCATCCGCAGGAGCAGAAGCAGAAGGTTGCGCAGGCGGGCGAGACGGCTCTGCTGCTGTTGGCCTGCGAGGAGGAACCGCAGAGTCGGGAAGGGCACACGCCGTGGCTTGCGGCGCCCCCACAGGTGCAAGAGTAAGGGGAAGGCCGCGCCAAGGGAGCCCCAGAGCAGCAGCGGATTCAGGAAGGTCATGTGTGGTGTGGATCATGGCTCCGGAGCGGCCCGCCGGAACCGTCCTCCCAGTCAGGCGCCTCCGACGTGCCTGCGGTGCGGCAAGGTGCCGGTCACCACTTCACCGGGGTCTTGGCGAAATCCTCTACCGCAGGAGGGATTGCGCGACTGGGGGCGAAGAACCGAGGCTCAGGAGAACACCCGCCTTCATGCGTGACCGGAAGCTCACTCCCTATCTGTTGGTTGCTCCCGCCGCCGTGGTGTTCGCGGTGTATGTGCTGTATCCGATTGCACATACCTGTGTGCTGAGTGCCTACTCCTGGAGCGCCGTCAACCCTGTGAAGCGATTTGTGGGTTGGCAGAACTACCTGGAACTCGCCGCCGACGCGCACTTCCTCACCGCCCTCAAGAACACGCTGCTGTTCGTCGTCCTCTCCGTCGCGGTGCAGCTACCCGCTGCACTCCTGTTGGCGGTCACGGTCGGTGGCGTCGCGCGCTACCATCGGTTCTTGCGCACGCTGTTCTTTGCGCCCTTCGTGCTGCCCATCGTCGCGGTCGGTTTGATCTGGGTCGGGATCTACAACCCCAGCTTCGGCGCGCTCAACTCGATGCTGGTCCGCCTGAGCCCCGTCTTCGAGAACCACGGTTGGCTCTCCGATCCGCCCTGGGCGGTCATCTACGCGATCATCGCCGTCTCCTGCTGGCGTTTCACCGGCTTCCACATGATGGTGCTGCTCGCGGGGCTGCAGGCGATTCCCGACCATATCTACGAGGCCGCGCGGATTGACGGCGCTGGAGCCTGGCAGGCCTTCCGGTATGTCACGATCCCACTCCTGCGCCGGATCCTTGCCGTCGACGCGCTGCTCATCACGGTGGGGTCGGTGAAGATCTTCGACCTGAACTGGGTCATGACTCAGGGTGGGCCGAACCACGCCTCCGAGGTTCTCGCTACCTATATGTATAGCTCCGGCTTTGTGAACGACCGCATGGGCTACGCGGCGGCCATCGCCACCCTCATGCTCGTCTTGACCTTGCTGGCAACCGTGGTCTATCTGCGGGTGTCCGGGGGAGAGGAGGTCGGTGAGTTGTGAGCAAGCAGGATCGCCCGCAGGTCGTGCAGAGTCCCTCGCAGAGAATCGCGCAGACGCTGGGCACCGGGCTGCTGACTGGGATCGCGCTCGTCATCGTGGCCCCCGTAGTGTGGTCGCTGGTCAACGCCTTCAAGAGCCACGGGGACATCAAGGCGCATCCCTGGGCCTTGCCACAGCACATCGCCTGGCGCAACTTCGGCCTCGCGCTCGAAGGACACATGGGCCGCTATCTACTCAACAGCGTGATCGTGACCGGCATTGCGGTAGTGGTCATCGTGGCGCTGTCGGCGCCTGCGGCCTATGCCTTCGCGCGACTTCAGTTCCGTGGCTCGGGTGTGCTCCTTGGGCTGGTGCTCAGTGGAATGCTGATCCCGGTCCATGCAGTGCTGATTCCGCTGTACCAGTTCAACCCCGGGTCGATTCTGCTGAAGCGTGCCGCCGAAGTCTTTGCCCCTGCGCTGTGGCTGAGTGAGAACTACGGCGACTGGGTGGCAGTGATCGGCCCCTACGTGGCCTTCGGGTTGCCGCTGACTGTGCTGCTGCTTCGAGCCTACTTCATCGGGATCCCGCAGGAGCTCAGTGACGCCGCGCTGATTGACGGCTGCAGCCACTGGCGGATCCTGCGCAGCATCTTCATGCCTGTCGCGAAGCCGGCCGTCGCGACCGTTGCGATCTTCCAGGGCGCGTGGATCTGGAACGAGCTGGTCATGGCGATGGTGTTCATCAACGAGCCTTTGCAGCGCACTCTGACCATCGGCCTGATGAGCTTCCAGGGGGAGCATGCCACGGACTGGGGAGTTGTACTGGCAGGCGTGTTCCTGGCCGTCGTGCCGGTGCTCCTCTTGTACTTCGTTTTCCAGCAGCACATCATCAAGGGGCTGACCGCCGGGGCCGTGAAGTAAGGGCGAGGCATAAGGCGGGGAGAGAGTCTTGGAGCAGCGGAGCCCTTCCCAGTCCGGCGGGAAGGGCTCCAGTGTGTTCGGACGCAGGACAACCGGCCTGTTTGGCAGCTACTCGCTGCGACAGAGACCGACGTACTCGGACAGGGTGTCGAGGTTGCGCTCGAAGTCGTTCATGACTACAAGGTTTTCACGAATCCAGCGCCCCTTCTCGTCCTGCCCCTTGAGTATCTTGGTTACCTTGGGCTCCAGTTCGGAGACCCTCTTTGCCCGCGCCGCGTCGGTCAAGGGTCGCACCTCGTGGTCCCTCAGGTACTGGGCGACGCCCTTAGCGGTGATCTCTTCATACCGCGTGATCGGTGCGGTCGGGTAGAACTTGCCCTTGAAGCTGTAGTGGGTGGGCGTGTCGCTTCCGTCGTAAGTGAGCTTGTAGTCCTTGGTCATGTAGATCGGGCGGTTGGTGCCCAGTTCATAGAAACGAGCCCAGAGTCCCTTGTCGGCGCCGGTGAGCTCGGAGCGCTTGTACCAGGCGATCGCGGCAGGGAAGGGCTTCAGGTACTTCATGTCACCGGTGAAGAGCGTGACCTTGACGAGGGCCGTCAGGACGCCGCCTGATTCACCCGCCGTCGCTGCAGGTGGCTCGAACTTCCGCGCCCAGGAGGGCTTGAGGTCCTTGTCATACTGCTGCGCCCAGACCGGGTGCGGCTCCGGCAGTTGCGTCATGAGGATGAAGTCGCCCGCTCGCACGACGGCGTCGCGGTAGCGCGAGTCGCCGTAGGTGTTGTAGGCGAGGATCATGACATCCACGCAGTCGCAGAAGGTGTTGTCGTTGAAGGTGTAGTTGTTGTCATAGCCGGTGCCCTTGGCCGGGAAGCGCTGCGACCACCCGCCCTTGGTGTCCTGCGCCTTCAGCAGCGCCTCCAGGGCATACAGGGCTGCCTCGTGGATCGCCTTGTGATTGTCGTCGAAGAACTCCGTGAAGTGCGCCGGCCGGTCCGGCTGGAGCAGTCCCATCCCGGGTATCTCGGACTTGATCACCGGCGCCATCAGGCACTTGCCGTCCATCACCATGGCGATGGTACGGCCCACGTTCTCCTTCGTGAACTGCCGGAAGGCGGGCTTGCGGTCTTGCTTGAGTTCGAAGAACGCGCCCCAGTCGTTCTTGGTTACCAGCGGCATCACTGATAGGTTCGGTTTCAGGTCCGTTCCGCGGAACTTGACCTCGGAGGCCGCCAGAACCTTCTCCCAGGGCACCTCCTTGCCGTCCACGTCAAGCCAGGTGTGAGCCGAGCGCCTGTACCCCTGGGGCACAAGGCGCATCTCCAGCCGGTCGATGGCTGCCACGATCTCCTTGACTTGGCGTCGTGCGACCTCCGAATCCAGCATCTGATCCACGGCCATGAGCAGGCGGATAGCATGCTGGGTCGTGTCGTCGTCGAGGGTGGCGCGGTTGCGGCCTTTGGTCAGCGCCGGGTTTTTGCTGTCGCGGTTGCGGCGGTAGAACCAGGTGCGAGCGCCCTGCTCGCTGTGGTCGACGATGTAGTCCCAGCCACCGCATTCGAGCTGCCCGGACACCAGGGACATAGCGACTTCGCAGGCCGCCTCGCGGTACTGGGGATCGTCGGTCCCCTCCCAGGCATGGAGGAAGGAGAAGCCGACACTGGGGCAGCCGGGCGGCTGGATCCAGTTCTGGTCACGGGTCGCGTGGTCTTCGCCCCACTGGTCACTGAGGTCGGCCTTGTAGTGACCCAGGTACCCGCCGCCGACGGCGACTTCGCTGCGCAGGTAGTGAACGGCGCGTGCGATGGCGGTGGTGGCTTGTGCGGCGAGGTCGGCTTGCGCCGGAGCTTGTGCGTCCGCGGCCTGACACTGCACAGAGAGAAACAGGGCGGCAACTGCGAACACCGGCACGATCACCTTCCGCATGGTCTACCCCTTCCCGTCGGCTGGTCGTCACCGTCAGACGCAAGACCTATTCGACGGTTGGCGACGCTGTCCTGCCCTCAGTGACCTTCGCATACGGCGCGCTCAGCTTGCCCTCGCCGGGCGATGCACCTATAATCACCGGCGTTGGGGAGGCGACCTGCCTGGTCGCCGACGGTCCGGTCGCTCGACACAAGGGCGCAAGGGGCCAACGAAACGAAGGAGCCTTTCCATGCTTACCGCCGAGAAGGTCAAACAGTGGGCGAAGGAGTGTGGGGCCGACGTCGTCGGCATTGGTGACATTCAGAGGTTCGAAGGCGCACCCATGCAGTCGGACCCGCGCTACATCTTCCCGGAGGCCAAGTCCATCATCGGCCTGGGCTTCCGCGTCCACCGCGGTCTGTACCGGGGCATTGAGGAGGGCACCTTCTTCGCCGGTCTGCCCTCGATGGGCTATGCCAACATCAACGATGTCTATGCACCCATCGTCCTGCGCGAAGTCGGCGACCTGATCGAAGACAGCGGCCACGAAGCGGTCCTGTACCAGAACACCGCGGTGCGCTATGGCTGCGGAGTGGGCAAGGCTGTAGGCCCCGACCTTCCGCGTCCCGACGTGTTCATGCACTTCCGCATCGCCGCCTACATTTGCGGCATGGGCGAGATCGGCTGGAGCAAGGTGTTCCTGACTCCGGAGTTCGGACCGCGGCAGCGCTTCGCCTTCATCCTTACCGATGCCGCTCTTGATCCCGATCCCCTCATGGAACCGGGTACCCTCTGCGACCGCTGCAAGCTGTGCGTGAAGGACTGCCCGGGCAACGCGATCCCGAAGGACGAGGCAGTGACCGTCAGCATCGCCGGTCAGGAGATCTCCTGGGGCAAGCTCGATGTGGATCGCTGCACCTCGGTATACTGCGGCGGCACCAGGGAGTACGGTCCCTTCCTGACCGAGGAGGTCGCCGACGCCATCGACAAGATCACCACGATGCCTCCGGGCGACGAGCGCGACAAGTTCATCGCCGAGTGGGGCGGCGCCTGGGCCTTCGCCAACCAGCACCTGGCCTACTCCCGCGCCGGTCGCGATAGCTACCACCATCCGGCAACCTGCTGCGGTGCTCGAGGCTGCCAGCGGGCCTGCTTCATCCACCTCGAGGAGCAGGGCAAGCTGGGGAACAAGTTCGAGCTACCCTTCCGGATTCGCAAGCCCTGGCGGCTGAGTAGGTAGGGGCCTTCAGAGCCACAGTCAGTAACTGTCATGCGCACGCAGGGGCGAGTCTCGCGAGGACTCGCCCCGACTGATTCTCCAGGGCAGGGAAGTGACTTGCGGCGGCGAAATCCCCGGCTGGTTGCCGACCTGTCAGGTCCGGCAGGCTGCGGCGGTCTCGATACTGCGTCCTTCAACGCCTTCGCGCGACACGGAAAGAGGTCCATGTCATGTATGCCCTTCGACCACCCTATGTGATGATCCTCGATGAGGTGATGGCCGACCCGACGATGCGGGCCCGAGCCGAGAGGATTCTGGCGGCGGTCCCGAGCGATACTCCGGTGGAAGTCGTGAGCCTGGAGGAGCTGCCGGCAGCGGCTCAGGCTCGGAACTGGGGGAGCGACCGGCGCCGACAGGGGATGAATCCCCCGGGCGATCCGGCGCTATTCCTCGGCGTCATGCGCTGGGACGGCAAGCTCCAGGAGCACATGGAGCGCGTCAGGAGTGTTTGGCCCAAGCCGACAGGCCCCTGGCGTGCAGCGCTCGGCTACGATGCCTTCGTGTGGTTTGACTCGAGCATGGGCAAGATCGCGCCCTGCAACGACCATATCTGCCGACCGGCCTGGCGTGTGCACCTCATCAACGGGTGCCCACACAAGTGCTTCTACTGCGGCCTGGGCGGGATCATCACCGCCATGATGAACGTCGAGGACTACGTTGACCACCTGGCCGAGCTCGCCCGGCTCAACCCCTGGGAGAAGACCTTCCTGTACGAGGACGACTCCGAGGCCCTCTGCCTGGAGCCCGAGTACGGCGCGGTTGAGGCCATCGCTCGCTACATGGCCACCACGGAAGACCGCTACCTCCTGATCCACACCAAGAGCGCCAACGTGGACTTCCTGGAGCACATACCTGAGGAGGCGCGGCGGCGCATCATCATCGTCTGGAGCCTCACCGGACGCACGCAGAGCACGAAGCTCGAAGCCGAGTCCGGCACCATGGAAGAGCGCATCGAGGCGGCCCGCAAGTGCCACGAATGGGGAGTCTGCACCCGCTACAAGTTCAAGCCCATTGTGCCGGTGAAGGGTTGGCGCGAGGAGATCGCCGAGATGACGAAGCTCGCCCTGGAGCGCAGTCATCCCGACCTGATCGCCCTCTTCACCCTCTGCTGGATGGACTATGCGGACCTGATCAAGCTGTGCGATCCGGAGCTCCTCGACCCGGTCTATCTGGCGGCCGCTCGCGACGCCGCCGAGAGCATGAAGGACACGAAGGTGCGTCCCTTCCCCGACTGGGTGCGCAAGGAGATCTACGAGTTCTGTCTGGACGAGATCCGGCGCTACGACCAGGACCTCCCCGTGGTCATCTGCACGGAGAATGTTGATATGTGGCGCGAGTTCGGCCCTCGGCTGAACTGCCGCCCGGACAACTATGTGTGCGGCTGCGGCCCACAGGCGACGCCGTGGCTCAAGCATCTACCGGAGAGTCCCTGGGCCATCTGCAAGCCCGTGGGTATCGAGGGCTACCCGGCACCGTACTAGCACTCTCACGACTCGGGCAGGGGTTCGATCCGTCGGCCCTTCGAAAGGATGGAGGCAACCATGGAGACACTGAACATCGGGATCATTGGTTCCGGATTCGTGGCGGAGATCCACGCGGAGAGCATCCGGCGGTTCGTACCGAGGGCCCGGGTCGTGGCCTGTGCCTCGCCCACCGGTGATCATGCTGCGACCTTCGCCT
The nucleotide sequence above comes from Armatimonadia bacterium. Encoded proteins:
- a CDS encoding sugar ABC transporter permease, producing MRDRKLTPYLLVAPAAVVFAVYVLYPIAHTCVLSAYSWSAVNPVKRFVGWQNYLELAADAHFLTALKNTLLFVVLSVAVQLPAALLLAVTVGGVARYHRFLRTLFFAPFVLPIVAVGLIWVGIYNPSFGALNSMLVRLSPVFENHGWLSDPPWAVIYAIIAVSCWRFTGFHMMVLLAGLQAIPDHIYEAARIDGAGAWQAFRYVTIPLLRRILAVDALLITVGSVKIFDLNWVMTQGGPNHASEVLATYMYSSGFVNDRMGYAAAIATLMLVLTLLATVVYLRVSGGEEVGEL
- a CDS encoding carbohydrate ABC transporter permease → MSKQDRPQVVQSPSQRIAQTLGTGLLTGIALVIVAPVVWSLVNAFKSHGDIKAHPWALPQHIAWRNFGLALEGHMGRYLLNSVIVTGIAVVVIVALSAPAAYAFARLQFRGSGVLLGLVLSGMLIPVHAVLIPLYQFNPGSILLKRAAEVFAPALWLSENYGDWVAVIGPYVAFGLPLTVLLLRAYFIGIPQELSDAALIDGCSHWRILRSIFMPVAKPAVATVAIFQGAWIWNELVMAMVFINEPLQRTLTIGLMSFQGEHATDWGVVLAGVFLAVVPVLLLYFVFQQHIIKGLTAGAVK
- a CDS encoding pectate lyase yields the protein MRKVIVPVFAVAALFLSVQCQAADAQAPAQADLAAQATTAIARAVHYLRSEVAVGGGYLGHYKADLSDQWGEDHATRDQNWIQPPGCPSVGFSFLHAWEGTDDPQYREAACEVAMSLVSGQLECGGWDYIVDHSEQGARTWFYRRNRDSKNPALTKGRNRATLDDDTTQHAIRLLMAVDQMLDSEVARRQVKEIVAAIDRLEMRLVPQGYRRSAHTWLDVDGKEVPWEKVLAASEVKFRGTDLKPNLSVMPLVTKNDWGAFFELKQDRKPAFRQFTKENVGRTIAMVMDGKCLMAPVIKSEIPGMGLLQPDRPAHFTEFFDDNHKAIHEAALYALEALLKAQDTKGGWSQRFPAKGTGYDNNYTFNDNTFCDCVDVMILAYNTYGDSRYRDAVVRAGDFILMTQLPEPHPVWAQQYDKDLKPSWARKFEPPAATAGESGGVLTALVKVTLFTGDMKYLKPFPAAIAWYKRSELTGADKGLWARFYELGTNRPIYMTKDYKLTYDGSDTPTHYSFKGKFYPTAPITRYEEITAKGVAQYLRDHEVRPLTDAARAKRVSELEPKVTKILKGQDEKGRWIRENLVVMNDFERNLDTLSEYVGLCRSE
- a CDS encoding (4Fe-4S)-binding protein gives rise to the protein MLTAEKVKQWAKECGADVVGIGDIQRFEGAPMQSDPRYIFPEAKSIIGLGFRVHRGLYRGIEEGTFFAGLPSMGYANINDVYAPIVLREVGDLIEDSGHEAVLYQNTAVRYGCGVGKAVGPDLPRPDVFMHFRIAAYICGMGEIGWSKVFLTPEFGPRQRFAFILTDAALDPDPLMEPGTLCDRCKLCVKDCPGNAIPKDEAVTVSIAGQEISWGKLDVDRCTSVYCGGTREYGPFLTEEVADAIDKITTMPPGDERDKFIAEWGGAWAFANQHLAYSRAGRDSYHHPATCCGARGCQRACFIHLEEQGKLGNKFELPFRIRKPWRLSR
- a CDS encoding spore photoproduct lyase family protein is translated as MYALRPPYVMILDEVMADPTMRARAERILAAVPSDTPVEVVSLEELPAAAQARNWGSDRRRQGMNPPGDPALFLGVMRWDGKLQEHMERVRSVWPKPTGPWRAALGYDAFVWFDSSMGKIAPCNDHICRPAWRVHLINGCPHKCFYCGLGGIITAMMNVEDYVDHLAELARLNPWEKTFLYEDDSEALCLEPEYGAVEAIARYMATTEDRYLLIHTKSANVDFLEHIPEEARRRIIIVWSLTGRTQSTKLEAESGTMEERIEAARKCHEWGVCTRYKFKPIVPVKGWREEIAEMTKLALERSHPDLIALFTLCWMDYADLIKLCDPELLDPVYLAAARDAAESMKDTKVRPFPDWVRKEIYEFCLDEIRRYDQDLPVVICTENVDMWREFGPRLNCRPDNYVCGCGPQATPWLKHLPESPWAICKPVGIEGYPAPY